GAATTCACTCAGGCAATCGAAGGTAAACGTGAATTCCGCCGTCTAAAAGACGCGGGTGTGGATTTGAAAAGCTACAACTGTAATACGATTTTTGTCGACCCTCCTCGCGCAGGTATGGATATCGATACCTGTAAGATGGTTCAGGGCTATGATCGCATCCTTTACATCTCCTGTAACCCAGAGACGCTCAAGGACAACCTTGATGTATTAAGCGAAACACACAACATCACACGTTTTGCCCTGTTTGATCAGTTCCCTTATACCCACCATATGGAAGCGGGTGTGCTACTGGAACGCAAAGCGTAGCTTGATAAGCGAATACAAAAAACGAGCCATTTGGCTCGTTTTTTGTATTCGAAGTAGCACTACTCACTAGCGGAACGGCCCATAAAGCCGAGCTTCTTACCAATCCATAGCAGCAGTAGTAGCGACACTATAATGGCAAAGAAGTTAGACCCCGCATCTGGGTGCTGCGCTTTGACAAAAGCAGAGTGGCCAAAGGCGCCAACGAAGAAACACGCTAGGCCAACCAGCGGTATGTCTTCAGAGACAGGATTACGTAGATATTCTTGGTACAGCGTCTGCACAGACAGCACAAGCGCAATCAGTGGAAAAATAGAGAAAGACACTTCGCTCATTGTCAGCCAAGACAATAAAGCGTCACCACACATACCAGCAACTAAGGCCAATACTAGGGTTTTCTTCTCTGAACCACGATTAATTTGGTTTACTTCATTAGACATTAATCAATCCCACCTTTTAATCGGTTACGTTCACGTTCTTTGCGATACCATAAAGCCCCTTTGGCTATCATTCGCAATTGCATAATCAATCGTTCCGCAAGCTCATCGCGCTCACGTCGATTCAAATCTAATGCTTCAGCGCCCGAGCTAAATACCAGAGTGACTGACGCTTCTGCCTGAGTATAGGCTTCATCACGCGACATTCCGGTGCTGATCAAATACTCGGTCAGTTCAGCGGCAAAATGCTGAATTTCTCTCGCAACCGCAGTACGAAAGTCAAACGATGTTCCCGAACGCTCTCGCAATAATAGACGAAACACATTGGGGTTGTTGTCAATGAACTCCATAAACGTCTCGATAGACGTGCGGATCACACTGCCCTCTTTGACTATTCGTTGCCGCGCTTGGCGCATCAACTGACGAAGCAGTAAACCTCCTTCGTCAACCATGGTCAGCCCTAATTCATCCATGTCTTTAAAATGACGATAGAATGAGGTCGGGGCAATCCCTGCTTCCCGAGCCACTTCTCGCAGGCTTAAATTCGAAAAGCTTCGGTCAGCGCTAAGCTGGCTAAACGCAGCATCAATTAATGAACGGCGCGTTTTTTCTTTTTGCTGTGCACGGATTCCCATGGATTTCATCTGTTTTCTGCTTATTTGTTTATAGCAGTTAATATACAACGATTGCCTTAAGGACATAAGCCAAAATCGTCAGCTTTGACTACCGCGTGACAATTAAACTCAGCCTGCTATCTTTTTCAACCACTTAACATTGGTTTAGAGACATACCACCATACCAAAGTCAGATCGGTAAGTTTCTGCGTGATCACTTCCACTCTCTAGTATGCCAACCGTGTGCTCTATCGTGAAATCAGTTAAAATCTCGCTAAAGCAATGTTAAGACAATATAACAAAGGAAAAGTTATGGCGGAAAGTAACCACTTTGACGTGATCGTTATTGGTAGTGGCCCTGGTGGTGAAGGGGCAGCAATGGGGCTAACCAAAGCGGGACTCAATGTCGCCATAGTGGAAAAAGAGAGCAGCGTCGGTGGCGGATGCACTCACTGGGGAACTATCCCTTCAAAAGCACTGCGTCATGCAGTTAGTCGGATTATCGAATTCAATAACAACCCGCTGTTTTGCCATAACAACACCAGCCTACATTCGACCTTTTCTAATATACTGGGCCACGCAAAGTCTGTGATTGATAAACAGACTCGTCTACGACAAGGCTTCTATGACCGTAATCAGTGTTCATTGATTTTCGGTACTGCACGCTTTACGGACAAATACACCATTGCTGTCACTCAAGCAGACGGCACCGAAGAACTCTACAGCGCTGATCGATTTGTGATTGCAACAGGCTCACGCCCATACCAGCCAGCTGATGTCGACTTTATGCATGAACGCATCTACGACAGCGATTCTATCTTGAGCCTGAAGCACGATCCTCGTCATATCATCATTTATGGTGCCGGCGTTATCGGCTGTGAGTATGCATCGATTTTCCGTGGCTTAGGTGTGAAAACTGACCTTATCAACACCCGAGATCGATTGCTGTCTTTTCTCGATAATGAAGTATCCGATGCGCTTTCCTATCACTTCTGGAACAGTGGTGTCGTGATCCGCAACGACGAAACTTATGAGAAAATTGAAGGCACTGAAGATGGAGTGATCATCCACCTAGAGTCGGGCAAAAAAATGCGTGCTGACTGTATTCTTTACGCCAATGGGCGTACTGGTAACACCGACAAGCTCAACTTATCTGCGGTGGGGCTCAATGCGGATTCTCGAGGCCAGTTAAAAGTCGACAGTAATTACCAAACAGAAGTTGAACATATCTACGCGGTTGGTGATGTGATCGGTTACCCTAGTCTAGCGAGCGCAGCTTATGACCAGGGTCGATTTGTTGCCCAAGCGATCAACAAGGGTCAAGCTGACGGCCGTTTGATTGAAGATATTCCAACGGGTATTTATACCATCCCAGAGATAAGTTCAGTAGGTAAAACAGAGCAAGAGCTGACGGCGGCTAAAATCCCTTATGAAGTCGGCCGTTCTTCTTTCAAACATCTGGCGCGTGCGCAGATTGCAGGCAAAGATATCGGCAGCTTAAAAATTCTCTTCCACCGCGAAACCAAAGAAATTCTCGGTATTCACTGCTTTGGCGAACGTGCCGCGGAAATCATCCATATCGGGCAAGCTATCATGGAGCAAAAAGGCGAAGCCAATACGATTGAATACTTCGTTAATACGACCTTTAACTATCCAACCATGGCCGAAGCGTATCGTGTCGCAGCACTGAATGGTCTCAACCGATTGTTCTAATTAGAGATATGACTAAAGCCGCAGTTTCGCTGCGGCTTTATCTCAAGCGGTAAAGAAACGTTCGCTGCGCCACTGCTGATAAAAAATTAACGCCAGTGTCACACCTCTCATCCCCATAAAGCTCAACATCGCCAACCACAATGCATGGTTACCTAAGCTGGCTAGAGCGAAAAAAACACCAAAGAACACACACATGGCGAAAAACATGCTGTTGCGCATTTCCCTGCCCTTCGTGGCCCCGATGAATATCCCATCCAACAAGAAGCACCACATCGAGGCCAATGGCATTGCCATCAGCCACGGCAGAAACTCCAATGCCGTATAATGGACGCTAGGAATACCAGTGATCATGCCGATCAGGGTTGATCCAGCAAAGCCAAATATAAGGGTTAATCCCAAACAAATGATCAAGCTCCAGAAAAAAGTCCCTACCAGTGATGCACTAAGCTGATGTTTGTCCCTAGCCCCAATGGCTTTGCCAACCATAGCCTCCATCGCATAAGCAAAACCATCCATGCCATAGGAAATGATCATCAAAAAGCTCATTAATACCGCATTAGCCGCAACGATATCATCACCAAAGCTTGCCCCCTGAAAGGTCATAAACGTAAAGGTAGCTTGCAAACACAATGAACGAAGAAAGATATCTCGGTTGAGTTTGACAAAACGACTTAATCCGTGGGTAGTTTCCTTCAACAATGAGACCAGTGACGGTAGCTGACGCTTATGCCAAGTACGCCATACACACCAAAGGCCAAAACTCATACCACTGTAATCGGCAATCACCGACGCCAAGGCTGCGCCTTCAACTTTCCAACCAAAGCCTATCACTAATAAGACATCAAGAAAGATGTTCGTGACGTTAGCAATGATCACCATCCACATGGGATCTCGTGCATTCTGTGTACCCAACAACCATCCGAGTAAAACAAAATTCACCAGCGCGGCAGGGGCACTCCAAGCCCGAATGGCAAAATACTGCTCACCATAAAATTTAACTTCATCACTCGCACTACTCAGCGAAAACACCAGATTAGAAATCGGTTGATGAAAAATGAGAAACAGCAATGCAAAACCCAAGGCCATCGCAACACCCTGAGTGAACACTAAGCCGAGTTGTTTACCACTTTGAGCGCCATACGACTGCGCCGCCAGCCCAGTGGTCGACATCCGCAAAAAGCCCAGTAGCCAGAAAG
This sequence is a window from Vibrio coralliilyticus. Protein-coding genes within it:
- a CDS encoding YijD family membrane protein, with product MSNEVNQINRGSEKKTLVLALVAGMCGDALLSWLTMSEVSFSIFPLIALVLSVQTLYQEYLRNPVSEDIPLVGLACFFVGAFGHSAFVKAQHPDAGSNFFAIIVSLLLLLWIGKKLGFMGRSASE
- the fabR gene encoding HTH-type transcriptional repressor FabR yields the protein MKSMGIRAQQKEKTRRSLIDAAFSQLSADRSFSNLSLREVAREAGIAPTSFYRHFKDMDELGLTMVDEGGLLLRQLMRQARQRIVKEGSVIRTSIETFMEFIDNNPNVFRLLLRERSGTSFDFRTAVAREIQHFAAELTEYLISTGMSRDEAYTQAEASVTLVFSSGAEALDLNRRERDELAERLIMQLRMIAKGALWYRKERERNRLKGGID
- the sthA gene encoding Si-specific NAD(P)(+) transhydrogenase, with the protein product MAESNHFDVIVIGSGPGGEGAAMGLTKAGLNVAIVEKESSVGGGCTHWGTIPSKALRHAVSRIIEFNNNPLFCHNNTSLHSTFSNILGHAKSVIDKQTRLRQGFYDRNQCSLIFGTARFTDKYTIAVTQADGTEELYSADRFVIATGSRPYQPADVDFMHERIYDSDSILSLKHDPRHIIIYGAGVIGCEYASIFRGLGVKTDLINTRDRLLSFLDNEVSDALSYHFWNSGVVIRNDETYEKIEGTEDGVIIHLESGKKMRADCILYANGRTGNTDKLNLSAVGLNADSRGQLKVDSNYQTEVEHIYAVGDVIGYPSLASAAYDQGRFVAQAINKGQADGRLIEDIPTGIYTIPEISSVGKTEQELTAAKIPYEVGRSSFKHLARAQIAGKDIGSLKILFHRETKEILGIHCFGERAAEIIHIGQAIMEQKGEANTIEYFVNTTFNYPTMAEAYRVAALNGLNRLF
- the dinF gene encoding MATE family efflux transporter DinF — translated: MTSANVPLLQTLSDKALHKQVLLLAIPMVLSNITVPLLGLVDAAVIGHLEHAWYLGGVALGSTMISVTFWLLGFLRMSTTGLAAQSYGAQSGKQLGLVFTQGVAMALGFALLFLIFHQPISNLVFSLSSASDEVKFYGEQYFAIRAWSAPAALVNFVLLGWLLGTQNARDPMWMVIIANVTNIFLDVLLVIGFGWKVEGAALASVIADYSGMSFGLWCVWRTWHKRQLPSLVSLLKETTHGLSRFVKLNRDIFLRSLCLQATFTFMTFQGASFGDDIVAANAVLMSFLMIISYGMDGFAYAMEAMVGKAIGARDKHQLSASLVGTFFWSLIICLGLTLIFGFAGSTLIGMITGIPSVHYTALEFLPWLMAMPLASMWCFLLDGIFIGATKGREMRNSMFFAMCVFFGVFFALASLGNHALWLAMLSFMGMRGVTLALIFYQQWRSERFFTA